Below is a genomic region from Roseimicrobium gellanilyticum.
CCCAAGAGCAGTGAGACCGCATCAAAGGACGAAGATCCATTCCGGACTGGAGTGCAGGAGAAGTAGGTGTCTATGATGGGCCACATCATGGATGAGGCGTCGCCAGCTCCCGCAATCACCGGACCTCCAGCTCTCCCACGGATTCCGTGGCGCCGGCGTGTGTGGCAAAGCATCACTGCACCGTGGTTTTCTCTGTTGATGGAACAAACGGTCATGTGCCGGGTGATGCTGGCCACAGTGGCCATCCTTGGGGGAGCTCATCTCATGGGGTGGTCCCTCTGGCCGTGCTTCTTCGCCTCCATGACCGGCCTCCCGTGTCCCGGCTGCGGCATGACGCGCGCGACCGCGGCCTTGCTCAAAGGGCAGTGGTCGTTGGCCATGAAGTACCATCTATTTTCTCCGGGGTTTCTGGTGCTGGCGGCCTTTCTTGGCTGGGCTGCACTTGCACCAAGATCCTGGCGTGACCCGGTGATTCGATGGGTGAAAGGGGTGGAGCGCCGCACCTGCCTGCCACTCCTCTTTTTGGTGTGTGCCTTCATTTATGGCTTGATCCGGATGGCAGTACCCTCCACCAATCCGCCCATAGTCAGTCCTTCACCGGTGCGCGCCTGGTTGCAGGAGCGGTTCTCTACATCATCCTGCTGGTCAAACTGTTCAAGCACGGTGGTGTCGGTCTTGGCATCTTGGGATTCTTCTGCAGTCCTTTCACCTACATTTGGGGCTGGATGAAATCGACCGAGCTGGGACTCAAAAAGCTCATGGTCTGGCTGACCATCCTTTTGCTTGTCTCGGGTGCGCTGTTCGGCGCAGGTGCCGGATTGGTGGTAGGTGACCCTGAAGTGCAAAAGGCCATCAGAGAAGCCCAGGAGCAGCAGAAGCTGAATAATCCAGGCTACTAGCCGACGGCTGGCACTTTCCCGTTTTCACGGGCCACCTTGCGATCATGGTGCGCAGGGTGGGCTGTTGATTATCTCACGACAATCTTCTGCAGCAGCGGAAGCAATTCCGTCAGCTCGCGTATTTCATGGTCGGCGGCGATGGTCGCGGAGTTCTCTCCCACCACGCGAATCGTGTGCGGCACGCCCGCGCTCATCGCCATCTGGATGTCACGATCCTGATCACCGATGAGCCAGGAGCGGGTGAGGTCGAGGTTCAGGTTACTCGCGGCCGCCAGCACCATCTCGGGACTCGGCTTGTGGCAAGTGCAGCCCGGATCACTCTTCAGGCACGTGCAGGCATGGATGGCATCAAAGGCTGCGCCATATTTGGCCAGTTCTTCCTGCATGCGGTGATGCATGTCATCCAGCGCTTCCAGGGTCATGAGCCCCTTGCCCACGCCCTGTTGATTCGTCACCAGCACCAGTGCAAAGCCCTGTTTTTTCAGCCAGGCCAGCGCCTCGATGACCCCTTCACAAAAATGGAATTCCTCCCAGCACAGCACATAGCCAGGGCCGGGTGACACATTCACCACACCATCGCGGTCGAAGAAAAAGGCGGGACGCAAACTCACAGTCGTTCAAGTAACGGCATGTTATCGCGGCGTCGATGAGAAATGCCGACCATCACCATCATGGCTTCCAGTTCCATTTCTCTTTCCACTTCGTTTCGAGTTCCTCGCGTGTGATCACCTGCTCGGGATGCTCGCGATGTGCCTCAAGACGGTGTGCGAGCAGCTCCCGCTTCACATCCTCCCAATCAAGGAGCTCCTCAGGATGGTCCTCTGCATGTTGAATCCTCCGCTGCATCTCTTCCCGCAGCGAAAGACTCTCATGGTGGCTGGAATCTTGTTCCATCAACAAACGGTATCAGGCGGGCGCTCCTAAGCAAGCTACTCCCACACCGGATACCCATGGATCAGGAAGTTGTCCCCCAGGCTCTCATGCCACACATCCGCGAGTTCCACGGAGCAGGCGCCATCCGGGAAGGCCACGCCGCCCACGGACATGACACCACCGCCGCAGACGCGTGGGGCGAGGTACCAGAAGCATTCGTCCACATGGCGTGAGGCAAAGGCCTGGCCGAGCAGGTTGCCGCCGCCCTCGACGAGCACACACGTGATGTCGAGCTTGGCGAGTTCCCGCAGGATTTCTTCAAAGGAGAGATCCCCCTTCAGCACCTTGGTACGCTTTTTGAATTCATCTGTGAAGATGTGGGACTTCTTCGGCAGGCTGCCGGAGCGTGTCACGACCACGCGCCATGGCTGGTTCTTCTCCTCAGGGATGTCGTCGCCGCGCAGGGTGAGGCGGGGATTGTCCTGTCGCACGGTTTCGCCGCCGACCAGGATGGCATCGCAACGCACGCGCAGTTGCATGGCGTGATCGCGCGCGGCCTTGCTGGTGATGTTTTGGGATTCACCCGGCGGCCGTGAGAGCCGTCCATCGAGACTCTGGCCCACCTTCGCGATCACATAGGGCAGGCCGGTGGTGATCCATTTTGCAAAGGGACGAATCAACCGGGAGCACTCCTCTTCCAGCACGCCACTTTCCACGTCGATGCCTTCCTTGCGCAGAAGCTTGTCCGCCGAACCTGCGTGTTTGGGATTGGGGTCATGGAGCGCATACACCACCCGGGAGATGCCGGCGTGAATGAGGGCTCGTGTGCAGGGTTGGGTGCGTCCCTTGGTGGAGCACGGCTCGAGAGTCACGTACGCCGTGGCGCCGCGCACATCATGTCCACTGCCCATGGCATCCTGAAGGGCTTCAATTTCCGCATGCGGCAGGCCGGCACGATGATGGTAGCCCTCTCCCAGTACCGTGCCATCCTTCACAATCACGGCGCCGACGGGCGGATTGGGCGCGGTGAGTCCGATGCCTCGCGAGGCCTGGGCCAGCGCGATGGTCATGAAGTATTCGTCGTCCGAGGAAGCCATGATTGCTGACAGGGAGGGGGCTGTGACGTGTCCCCACTATCCACGCGAGAAACGGACTTTCTGCAAGGAAGCATTCACTCGATGAAGCATTGAAACAGAACGCTCACAGAAGCACTTCCAGCCGTCCTCCACGGCAGAGCCTGAGGCCTCGCTGACTCAGCCCTGCTGACGCGCTCCGGTTTGCTGCTGCATGAACTTCCGCACCTCGTTGTAGAGAGCGTCTGTTTGCGTGGCAGGAGCATGCTGCTTCACACCATCCAGCCAGGCATTCGTGCTTGGCGTGTGGCTCTGGGCAATCTGTATCAGCGACTCCATCCGGATCGGCACCGTCTTGCCGGCATGCAGGGCATCGGCCAGTGCGAGCTCGGCAGCACGATCGAAGACCCAGCGCAGGTCGGCACCGGAGAATCCGGCGGTCGCTTGGGCGAGCATGGTGTCATCGAGTTGGGCAATGGGCTTGCCCTTGGAGAGCAGCTTGATGATTTGCAGCCGGGCGCTCTCGTCCGGTGGCGGCACGAAGATGGCCTGGTCGAAACGCCCGGGGCGACGCAGCGCCGGGTCGAGTTGCCAGGGGGAATTCGTGGCGCCGATGACAAGGATCCGCTGGTTCTCACCGCGCAGGCCGTCCAACTCACTGAGGAACTGGTTCACGATATTGCGCGTCTGGGTGTCGCGCACATCGCGGCGGTTTGGAGCGAGGCTGTCGATTTCGTCGAACACCAGCACGCACGGCGTATTGGCACGGGCGGTCTCGAAGATCTGGTGCAGGTTGCGCTCGATGCTGCCGTAGTACGGGTCGAAGATCTCGTGCAAGCCGATGGCAAAGTAGTTGCAGGCCACCTCGCCTGCCGTGGCGCGCAGGAGCAGAGTTTTGCCGCAGCCGGGGGGGCCGTACAGCAGAATGCCGCCGCCAGTTCTGCGTCCGTAGGCCTTGTAGAGCTCCGGGTGCTGCAGAGGGTAGATGATCTTCAGGCGGATCTCCTCCTTCAGAGCGTCCATGCCACCCACATCGGAGAAGGTCACGCGGAAGCGCTCGCCATCGCCCGGGGCGAAGAAGGTTTCCGGCTTCCAGTCGCCGGTCACCGCCTCATCGAAGGGATCGTCAAAGAATTCCTGCTGCACCTCCGGCGAGAGATCGTCTTCGTCCAGTAGGTCAAAGGGGCTGTTCGACTTGTCGCGGGCAGGCGTACCGGGCTTGGCCACGCGGCCGAGGTCGGCCTCCAGTGCAGGATCGCAGATGGAGGCGTCCATCTCCTGCGCACGCTGGTAGTACTCCAGTGCGCGGGCGCGGTTGTTCTCCGCGAAGAAAATACGGCTCAGCACCAAGTGCGCGGCGGCATTGCCGGGATCGCGCTGCAGGATGCGTTCCACACGCACGGCGGCGCCACTGGTGTCGCCTTGCAGCACGAGCGTGCGGGCGAGGCAAAGTTGGGCTTCAACATGATCCGGCTCCAGGCACAGGATGCGGGAGAAAATGTCATGCGCCTCCTCGAGCAGGAGCTCATCCAGGCACGTGTGTCCGTACAGCAGCAGGAGCGCCGTGTTGTCCGGCGCATGGCTGAGGGCTTCGCGAAGAGAGAGGAGTCGTGACATGACGCGCGTGCCGTTGCGGGTGGACAAGCAACTTAAGTGCCGCTAGGCGCTCATTTCCAGAAAATTCTTCAAGAGTCGTTTACCATCTTGGGTGAGAATGCTTTCCGGATGGAACTGCACTCCATGGATCGGCAGTTCCTTGTGGCGCAGCCCCATGATTTCGGATTCGTCATCGGCAGCGACCGCCGTGATCTCCAGGCAATCGGGCAAAGTATCGCGCTTCACGATGAGAGAATGGTAGCGCGTGGCTTCGAAGTCCTGCGGCATGGTCGCGAACACCGACTTGTCGGTGTGATGGATGCGCGAGACCTTGCCGTGCATGAGACGACCGGCGCGCACCACATCGCCGCCGAACACATCCCCGATGCACTGGTGCCCGAGGCACACGCCAAGGAGTGGAACCTTGCTGCCGAAGCGGCGAATCACATCATTGCTCACTCCAGCTTCCTTTGGCGTGCACGGACCAGGTGAGATGCAGACGTGGCTGGGCTTCATCTTTTCAATCTCCTCCAGCGTTACCTGATCGTTGCGGCGGATCTCCATGGTGGCACCCATCTCGCCGAAGTACTGCACGAGGTTGTAGGTAAAGGAGTCGTAGTTGTCGATGATGAGGAGCATGGCCGGGGTTTGCCATGCGATGGACCAGCATGGCGGGTGGCAAAAGGTAGCGGACCTCCCATGGGACGCAAACGCAGATGCGGTTTTGAGCGAGGGGATTCAGCCGTGAAACCAGTTGCGAAATGGAGAAATGGCTGGATTAATTAACTTCTCCAAACTTTTCGCCGTCGCAAGAGATGATGCGAACCCACATCCGGTCCCTGTCGTGCCCCACCCGAATTCTGCACGCTCGGGCCCGTTTCTTGCAGTTGTTCAACCGGTTACGACTGGTCCAAAAAGAGGGAAATGCAGCATTGCATCGGCATGAAACACGCTATAGGCTTCCTGCCGTTCACGCCATGCCCTGCTCCCTTCCGGTACTGGCGCGCGCATTGAGGCTCCCCCAGCTCAGGTGCGTGCGGTTTTGACTTCGTAGAGAACCTCACTCCCGCTCCCACCCCTCATGCTCGATCTGATTTCCAAAGGCGGCGCCCTCGTCTGGGTGCTCCTGGGTTGCTTTGGGCTGGCCCTGGCAATCTTCGCGGAACGCATCTCGTACTACCACCGGGCTGGCATGAATGTCGGCGAATTCCTCGCCGGACTCGCCAGCCTGATTCGCAGAAAGAACTACGCCGAGGCCCTGCAGGAATGTGTGGCCACCCGCGTGCCTGCCGGACGCGTGCTGCACGCCGCCTTGCTGCGCCACCATTCGACTCGCGAGCAGCTCAAGGACATCGTGCAGGAAGCCGGACAGCTCGAGGTGCCTCGCTTGGAGCGCTACCTAAGCGTGCTGCACGGCATCGCACATGCCACGCCACTCATTGGTCTGCTGGGTACCATCCTCGGCCTCATGAATACTTTCACCCGCCTGAACAACGAGAATGGCTATGCCACACCGGCGGAGGTGGCAAATGGGGTCTTCCTGGCGCTCATCACCTCGGCTCTCGGTCTGGTGGTGGCGATTCCCAGCTACCTTTTTTATTCCTTCCTCGCGGCCAAGGCGCGCCATCTCATGCATGACCTGGAGCGTGCTGGCATCGAAATCGTGAACATCCTTGAAGACAATCGCGAGCCTGCCCACGCTGCGACGACCGGTGGGGCGCAGATTGTGGAGTTCCGCAAAACGGACTCCGGCAGCGCGCTGAAGCGCGGCTAGAGAGACCTGTCAGTGAAGGGTGGAGGCGACAGATGTCCCTCCTCAATAGCCATGACACTCTGGACCATTCTCAAGAGGACATGGTACGTCGTGGTCTACAACGGCAGGTTCTCCTTCAAACCGGCAGAAAAGGCTTTGCTGGATGCCGTGATAGCGAAGCTGCCAGAGGACGACGCCAGCGCACTTCAGGCGCAATTGCGGTCGATGAACTGTCTTCAGCGCTTCTTTAAACGGCAGTTGGTGTGTTTCCGTTTCAGACGCTACAAAGGGCCGCTTCTCAGCAAGAAAGACAGTCCATGCTGTGTGGCGCTTGTAACCGTCCGGATGGACGGCGAAAGCGTGTTCGTCAATTTGGTTTCCATGCACGGGTTGCTCAGGATCCTCTATATTCCGGCGCCACTCAGGGCAGATGCTTCCCTGGACGTGGCAGATGTCGTCGTGTTTCCCTTGCATCATTCCCCACAGGGAAAGGAGCAGGGCTGACTGGCCGCTGGTGATGTCGGAATGGAAGGATTTGTAGTTGCACCCTGCGCTGCAAGTCGCGATCCTACCTTGATGGAACCTTTGAGGATCCGCTGATGCCCTCGTCCCTTTTTCTTCACACCCCAGTGCCGCGCCCTTCATGAAGCTCGTCAGTCATCTGCCGAAGCCGGGCTTCTGGATGTATCTGGGGCCTGTGCTCAATGTGCTGCTGCTCCTGCTGCTCTTTTTCCTCTTGGGCTCGAACTTCGTGATCCAGAGTGGCGTGGCGGTGAAGCTGCCGGAGAGCGCTTCGCGGCTCAATGGCTTCGAGAGGGCGCAGGTGGTGACCTTGCCCTCGGGGAATGACTCTTCCATGTACTTCAATGGTCGGCCGGTGACCTACGAGGAACTGGGGCGCCAGCTTGAGTTGAAGAAGACCGAGGGACGCCGGCTCATCATCCACGCGGATGGGGGAACGCCGCTGGGAGGGCGTTTCCAGCAGGTGAGCAATCTCGCACTACGCATGGGCTACGAGGTGGCCTTCGCTACCCAGCCGGCGAGGTAAGGTGGAGAGGTGTCATTCGCCGTTTGCATTCCATGCCTGCTGAAACCTCCAAGGAATCACCGCTCATCTTCCACTGGCCCCGGCCGTTGGAGCAGGGGAAGCGGCTGATCTTCTGGATCGGCGTGGTCGCGTTGGGATTGGCCGGCTTCTTTTACGTTTTCCAGGTCGTGTATCCGCAGTCGCAGCGCAGCACGCCCATTCCGCATCAGGTGCTGCTGCTGGATCCTTCGGATCCCATTGCGCGGGCGATTCTGAACAAGGTGCAGGATCGCGATTTCCTCGTGCTGCCGAGCGATGATCCCGGTGCAAACGCGGCAAGGCTTGAGGACCATGCGCCGGTATTCCACCCGAGCTATGAAGGACATCAGCTCGGCTTGCAGGATCTTCCCCACAAACCCTTCACCGTGCCGCCCGCCCGCCTCTTGAAGGTGGATGAACCGGTGCTGCCGCCCTTGGACCTGAGCGGACTGAAGAGACCTGTGGAAGACGCGATGCCGACCTCGAAGGAGTCTGCACCTCGTCTGGTGGTGAAGCTCACCGGCGCGCTGGCGACACGGAAGATGATACACCCACCCGACCTCGCCGGCCTTGCTCCTGCGGATCCTGGCGCGCATCACATCCAGCTCGGTGTGGATGCGCATGGGCGCGTCTGGTTTGCGCTTCCTCTTCGGGAGTCGGAGAACCTGGTGGCATCCGCAGAGCTGACCGAACGGCTCACCCGGACACGCTTCGAGCCGGTGACGGTGAAGAAGGAGTCTGCAGAGACGCCGACGTGGGGCGTGGCGACCTTTGCCTGGGAGACTCCGGTTGGTCCGTGAGGCAAGCCATCACCTGATACTTCCTGCTGCACCATGATACACGTCTCCCTCACCAACCTGCTCCTGCTGGGCATGATCGTGGGGCTGGCGCTGCTCGGGTGTTTCTGGCTCTATGCCGTGTGGAAGGAAAGGCGCCAGGAGGGGCGGGCACGGCAGGATCTCGTCTCCTGTCGTATTTGCGGAAACATCTACGAGAATCTCAGCCGCAGTCCCATGACCGCATGTCCGCAGTGCGGCTCGCTGAACGAGGCGACGAAGCCCAAGCCGATTTAGGCGCCTCCAAACTCAGGGATTCGGCACCGCCGAGGCAGTGGATTGCGCTTTCGCTGGCACTGCCTCCTGTGTCCACGGTGGCGGTGTGGATGTTTTGCGCGTCCGATAGCCGTCACCCCAGATGGCCACAGCAACCAATGCCACGGTGAGGATGATCAGCGCGAGGAACAGCGTGAGTGGACGGTTTCCGTCGGGTTTGTCCGCGTGATCCACCGGAGCCATGGGCGCCACGCTGCGATGATACACCAATGCAGGCTGGCGCGTGGGGTCCGGGGCGGCGCTCGTCATGCCCGGTCGTTGTGCCGGGGCGCTGGTGACTTCGTCATCGGGATGGACCTTGGGCGGTTCTCCCTGTCTCCCGGGAGCATGCAGCGGCGAGCGAGACGGAGCAGCGCTCGAAGCTGCGGCTGGCGAGACCGAGGGCGCAGCCAGGGGAGCGCTGCTCTGCTGGGGCTGCTGCGTGGAGAGCATCCAGTCCGCAAAGGACAGCGGCTCGTGTGACTTGCGTGATCCACCGAGGGTTGGCACCTTCGAGGCGCCATCGTCAAACACAAGACCTGACGCTGCTGTCTCTCCCCTAAGCATCGCCTCTGCCCGTAGAGACTCCAGGATGGAGGTCACACTTTCAGGCGCAGCAGACAGGGTGAGCTGCAGCGGAGCTGAGGTGGCGGGATACGGCGTCCAATGAATGCCTCTTGATATTGACAGCGTCCTCTCGGGCAGTGATACGACGCCTGACATCGGCACTACGATCTCCTGGGCCATTTGAGAAGGCGGAGGTGGCGCTTCCCTGCTGGAGCCAAACCAGATGATATTCTCCCCCTGCTCCATGCAGATCCGGGTGCTCCCCTCAGTCTCCGGCTCCCAGATGAGTGGACCAAGAGGAAAACCAAACTCTGCGGAAGACTCTGCCAGGACTGCGGGGAGTTGCACCGGCAGCATCTGATGGCCCACAATCACATTGCCCTCATCATCGAGCAGGGGAAAGCTCGTGGCATGGGATGGCAGGGCCATCGCCGCGGGGAAGGAAATGACCGGCGGCAGGCGCTTCTCGTTGATGAACACCGCGTCCGCATCCACCCAGTCGCGAGTTTCCTCGTCCTCCTCATCCAGCTCGCTCTCGTCCAGAATTTGGAACCTGGATGGGCTGCCGAAGAGGGGACACGGTGGAGGGGTGGCAGTCAGCACCTGGTCTTGGTCTTCACTTGCGGCGCCGTCATCCCTTGTTTTCTTCATCAGGCTCAAGCTCGCGGCTGCGGCGGCGGCCAAACCTGCAGCCAGAGGCAGTGGGCTCTTATTGCGCAGGGCAAGTCCCGCGAGCATCGCGCTGGCAGCGAGGGCTGCTCCGCCCAAGGCCACGGATGCACCCGTGGATGGGGGTTCGCTCGGTGCTGGGAGCATGCAGTTGATACCTAAACGCAGGGTAAGCTGGTTTTTAGCGCCTGTCATTCAGTTTTGCGACAGCAGTTCCACGGGCTCCTGTCAGTCAAGATGCACGAACTCATTCGCATTGAACAGGAGACGACAGAGTGAAGGCAATCCCTGCTGTTCCACGAGTTTGATAGCGCCTTCCAATTCTTGCGAGTCAGGCCTGCGTTGGAAGGCCAGCTCCACCGCCCGCGTGACTTGTTCTGAGGTTTCCGTGCCAGCCTCGCGCTGCACACGTTCGGCAAAGTGTCGCGACTGCTGTAGCATGAAAGCGTTGTTCATCAAGGCGAGGGACTGTAGGGCGGTGGTTGTGGTGAGACGTGCCGGAGTGAGGTTGGCCGGGTCCGGACAATCCAGCGTGGTCATGAATCGCTGCGGTGTGGTGCGCACGATGAAGCGGTAGATGCTGCGTTTCCAGAGCGCAGGCTTGTCGGCGGTGACGTGCTTGTAGATGGGGGCGTAGGCCTCCTGGTATTCGAAGTCTTGATATCCCGGACCACCCATCGAGGGATTCAAGCAGCCGCTCACGGTCAGCACGGCATCGCGTAGCGACTCGGCATCCAGGCGGCGGGGATGCATGCGCGCCAGCAGGGTGTTGGAGGTATCGGGACTGTCCGTGTCACGCAGGGAGCTGCGACGGTAGGCGCTGCTGGTGAGGATGAGCCGGTGCATGTGCTTCACGCTCCATCCGGACTTCATGAACTCACGCGCGAGCCAGTCCAGCAGCTCGGGATGACTGGGTTTACCCCCGCCGTTCCCAAAGTCGCTCGGCGTATCCACCAGCCCTCTGCCGAAGTGATGGTGCCACAGGCGGTTCACCAGCACGCGCGCGGTGAGGGGATTGTCCTTCTGTACAATCCATTCCGCCAGCCTGCGCCTGCGTTCACCTTCGGATGTGGTGTGATTGCCAAAATCATGATCAGATGCGCCAGCACAGGTGAGGCCGCCGGGAGCGACCTCCGCGCCGGGAGACTCGGGACTGCCGCGTGCCAGCACCTGGACCTTGGGCGCTTCCCCGCCTAGTACGCCGTAGAACTTATCCGGCCGGGCGAGAGCAGAGAGCTGACGTGAGAGGGCATCATACTTCCGAATGGCAGAAGAGAGCTCCTCTTGTTCCTCTTTGCCAAGTCGCGAGGAAGCCTCTGCGAGCGTCATTCTGGCATCGCCAAGGAAGACTTGATCGTGGGAAATGCCGTCCCCTCCATCCGTGGACATCAGGGTGAGGAATCGTGCACTGGCAGGAATGCTCACGTCCAGTGGCAGACCACCATCTTTTGCACCGAATTTTGCGCGATGGAAGGCGGTCTTTCCATCCAGAAAGACCCAGAATTCCGCCTTCGAGCCCGCCGCGGAGCCACCGTAGCCAGTCATGGCCGTGAAGCGTAGCGTGCCATCTCCCAGCGTACGCCGCATGGCTGCCAGATCGAAGGTGATGGCAGCATTTGCGTGCAGTCCCAGCAGGGAGTGCCCCGCAGCCTTGTAGTTCACGCCGTCCAGGATGGTGCTGGCCTGTGCATTTACCGGACCGTTGCGAATCCCATCCCACGCCTTGCCAGAGGTGGCGGGCACACCTTCCACCGTGATGCCGGTGCTGGTGATGGGAACGGGGTGGGGCCCCTCAGGAATGACGACCCCATGAATGAGATCTGCGGCACGCCCCTTGTCGGACGGTTGCACGGCCACGAATTGATTCGCCCTCGCGCCGTCGAGGAATCCCTTCTTCTGCTCAATGCGCTTCCCGGTGCTGGCATCGATGCCCGCTCCTGCCTTTCCATTGCCGGTGCCGTCGCCGCCACCAACGATGTCGGCGAGATCGAGGGTGGGACCAGCGAGGCTGCTGATGACCTCATTGAGCTTTTGCTGGTGTGCGGTGAGCTTCTTCTTCATTTGCATTGCGCCGTCCTGTCCCGGGGCATCGATGTCCCTCTCACCACGGGTGACGCCTGCAAAGACGGCCC
It encodes:
- a CDS encoding biopolymer transporter ExbD, encoding MKLVSHLPKPGFWMYLGPVLNVLLLLLLFFLLGSNFVIQSGVAVKLPESASRLNGFERAQVVTLPSGNDSSMYFNGRPVTYEELGRQLELKKTEGRRLIIHADGGTPLGGRFQQVSNLALRMGYEVAFATQPAR
- a CDS encoding D-glycero-alpha-D-manno-heptose-1,7-bisphosphate 7-phosphatase — encoded protein: MRPAFFFDRDGVVNVSPGPGYVLCWEEFHFCEGVIEALAWLKKQGFALVLVTNQQGVGKGLMTLEALDDMHHRMQEELAKYGAAFDAIHACTCLKSDPGCTCHKPSPEMVLAAASNLNLDLTRSWLIGDQDRDIQMAMSAGVPHTIRVVGENSATIAADHEIRELTELLPLLQKIVVR
- a CDS encoding ATP-binding protein, which encodes MSRLLSLREALSHAPDNTALLLLYGHTCLDELLLEEAHDIFSRILCLEPDHVEAQLCLARTLVLQGDTSGAAVRVERILQRDPGNAAAHLVLSRIFFAENNRARALEYYQRAQEMDASICDPALEADLGRVAKPGTPARDKSNSPFDLLDEDDLSPEVQQEFFDDPFDEAVTGDWKPETFFAPGDGERFRVTFSDVGGMDALKEEIRLKIIYPLQHPELYKAYGRRTGGGILLYGPPGCGKTLLLRATAGEVACNYFAIGLHEIFDPYYGSIERNLHQIFETARANTPCVLVFDEIDSLAPNRRDVRDTQTRNIVNQFLSELDGLRGENQRILVIGATNSPWQLDPALRRPGRFDQAIFVPPPDESARLQIIKLLSKGKPIAQLDDTMLAQATAGFSGADLRWVFDRAAELALADALHAGKTVPIRMESLIQIAQSHTPSTNAWLDGVKQHAPATQTDALYNEVRKFMQQQTGARQQG
- the ribD gene encoding bifunctional diaminohydroxyphosphoribosylaminopyrimidine deaminase/5-amino-6-(5-phosphoribosylamino)uracil reductase RibD — protein: MASSDDEYFMTIALAQASRGIGLTAPNPPVGAVIVKDGTVLGEGYHHRAGLPHAEIEALQDAMGSGHDVRGATAYVTLEPCSTKGRTQPCTRALIHAGISRVVYALHDPNPKHAGSADKLLRKEGIDVESGVLEEECSRLIRPFAKWITTGLPYVIAKVGQSLDGRLSRPPGESQNITSKAARDHAMQLRVRCDAILVGGETVRQDNPRLTLRGDDIPEEKNQPWRVVVTRSGSLPKKSHIFTDEFKKRTKVLKGDLSFEEILRELAKLDITCVLVEGGGNLLGQAFASRHVDECFWYLAPRVCGGGVMSVGGVAFPDGACSVELADVWHESLGDNFLIHGYPVWE
- a CDS encoding DUF2752 domain-containing protein produces the protein MGWSLWPCFFASMTGLPCPGCGMTRATAALLKGQWSLAMKYHLFSPGFLVLAAFLGWAALAPRSWRDPVIRWVKGVERRTCLPLLFLVCAFIYGLIRMAVPSTNPPIVSPSPVRAWLQERFSTSSCWSNCSSTVVSVLASWDSSAVLSPTFGAG
- a CDS encoding MotA/TolQ/ExbB proton channel family protein produces the protein MLDLISKGGALVWVLLGCFGLALAIFAERISYYHRAGMNVGEFLAGLASLIRRKNYAEALQECVATRVPAGRVLHAALLRHHSTREQLKDIVQEAGQLEVPRLERYLSVLHGIAHATPLIGLLGTILGLMNTFTRLNNENGYATPAEVANGVFLALITSALGLVVAIPSYLFYSFLAAKARHLMHDLERAGIEIVNILEDNREPAHAATTGGAQIVEFRKTDSGSALKRG
- a CDS encoding DUF1553 domain-containing protein, which translates into the protein MHSWQVMVFAALSFSTSSHGAVDFTRDIAPILSMHCAECHGPNVQKGKVSLQSRAHALGEADWKNAIVVGDPGASLLLQSVSGAEPEMPKKGPKLTADEVGKLREWITSGAPWPEEITIKERLSDAGTLWSLQPLGDSMPPMTATEGMPVPASSPVDAFIHAKLSAKGLAFAAEADRRTLIRRLSFTLLGLPPSPEEVEAFIQDTRADAWELLVDRYLASPHYGERWARHWLDIAHYADTHGFERDQKREHAWPYRDWVVRAFNHDMPYDEFIRHQIAGDIIAPQNRDAVIATGFLAAGPWDFVGQKETPSPVLKRQARADDLDDMVTQVITSTLGLTINCARCHNHKLDPISQEDYYRLWAVFAGVTRGERDIDAPGQDGAMQMKKKLTAHQQKLNEVISSLAGPTLDLADIVGGGDGTGNGKAGAGIDASTGKRIEQKKGFLDGARANQFVAVQPSDKGRAADLIHGVVIPEGPHPVPITSTGITVEGVPATSGKAWDGIRNGPVNAQASTILDGVNYKAAGHSLLGLHANAAITFDLAAMRRTLGDGTLRFTAMTGYGGSAAGSKAEFWVFLDGKTAFHRAKFGAKDGGLPLDVSIPASARFLTLMSTDGGDGISHDQVFLGDARMTLAEASSRLGKEEQEELSSAIRKYDALSRQLSALARPDKFYGVLGGEAPKVQVLARGSPESPGAEVAPGGLTCAGASDHDFGNHTTSEGERRRRLAEWIVQKDNPLTARVLVNRLWHHHFGRGLVDTPSDFGNGGGKPSHPELLDWLAREFMKSGWSVKHMHRLILTSSAYRRSSLRDTDSPDTSNTLLARMHPRRLDAESLRDAVLTVSGCLNPSMGGPGYQDFEYQEAYAPIYKHVTADKPALWKRSIYRFIVRTTPQRFMTTLDCPDPANLTPARLTTTTALQSLALMNNAFMLQQSRHFAERVQREAGTETSEQVTRAVELAFQRRPDSQELEGAIKLVEQQGLPSLCRLLFNANEFVHLD
- a CDS encoding zinc ribbon domain-containing protein; this translates as MIHVSLTNLLLLGMIVGLALLGCFWLYAVWKERRQEGRARQDLVSCRICGNIYENLSRSPMTACPQCGSLNEATKPKPI
- a CDS encoding anthranilate synthase component II: MLLIIDNYDSFTYNLVQYFGEMGATMEIRRNDQVTLEEIEKMKPSHVCISPGPCTPKEAGVSNDVIRRFGSKVPLLGVCLGHQCIGDVFGGDVVRAGRLMHGKVSRIHHTDKSVFATMPQDFEATRYHSLIVKRDTLPDCLEITAVAADDESEIMGLRHKELPIHGVQFHPESILTQDGKRLLKNFLEMSA